The proteins below come from a single Diadema setosum chromosome 21, eeDiaSeto1, whole genome shotgun sequence genomic window:
- the LOC140244620 gene encoding mannose-P-dolichol utilization defect 1 protein-like, translating to MDADNVQIERTGLFPWLVMLLLPEQCYVTFFEDFDFLDVPCLKIALSKGLGLGIILGSVMVKLPQIVKILVSKSGEGLSVVAVILELVAISASWSYAFRNGYPFSAWGEALFLAVQTTTIAFLCLQFAGQQAAALSFFVTYIGIMYTLLSGMVPMNAVAMLQTANMPIIIISKLMQASVNFRNGHTGQLSFITVLLLTAGSLARIFTSIQETNDPILVWTYIVSSSCNGLILAQLLWYWGATAEYLQRQGAKKAE from the exons ATGGATGCCGACAACGTACAGATCGAACGAACGGGTTTATTCCCGTGGCTAGTGATGTTGCTCTTACCAGAGCAGTGCTACGTTACATTTTTCGAGGATTTTGATTTCTTGGATG TACCCTGCCTGAAGATTGCTCTGAGTAAAGGCCTTGGACTTGGAATTATCCTTGGATCTGTTATGG TGAAGCTGCCTCAGATTGTCAAGATACTCGTATCCAAAAGCGGTGAAGGACTGAGCGTTGTAGCTGTCATTTTGGAGCTGGTGGCAATTTCAGCATCGTGGTCATACGCATTCAGAAATGGTTATCCCTTTTC AGCATGGGGTGAGGCCCTTTTCTTAGCTGTGCAGACGACAACCATCGCCTTTCTATGCCTGCAGTTTGCCGGCCAGCAGGCGGCGGCGctctcattttttgtcacctacATCGGCATCATGTACACCCTCCTGTCGGGCATGGTCCCAATGAATGCAGTGGCCATGCTTCAAACGGCAAACATGcccatcattattattagcaaG CTGATGCAGGCATCGGTCAACTTCCGCAACGGCCACACGGGCCAGCTGTCCTTCATCACCGTCCTCCTGCTGACCGCCGGCAGCTTGGCGCGCATCTTCACCAGCATCCAGGAGACCAACGACCCCATCCTGGTCTGGACCTACATCGTCTCCTCCTCCTGCAATGGCCTCATCCTTGCCCAGCTCCTCTGGTACTGGGGCGCCACCGCCGAGTACCTCCAGAGGCAGGGCGCCAAGAAAGCCGAGTAG